In Microcoleus sp. FACHB-672, one DNA window encodes the following:
- a CDS encoding RluA family pseudouridine synthase, with translation MGEREKFTLSPAHRLTASSAEIPIIYEDEWLIAVNKPAGLLSVPGRYRDNQDSVLSRLRHLLPDGMTLAAVHRLDQETSGILLLARDLETYRQLSRQFQHWQVDKVYEAILSGVVPVEQGLIDLPLWGDPENRPYQKVDQEHGKPSLTRFQVMAREGGYTRVEFVPVTGRTHQLRVHAVDARGLGMPILGDRLYGCDAVASRLHLHAREINFGHPQSGQTLHLQADTPF, from the coding sequence GTGGGAGAGAGGGAGAAATTCACTCTATCACCGGCTCATCGGCTCACGGCTTCCTCTGCTGAGATCCCGATTATTTATGAAGATGAATGGCTGATTGCGGTAAACAAGCCGGCAGGATTACTATCGGTGCCTGGGCGTTATCGTGATAACCAAGATAGTGTCCTCAGTCGGCTGCGTCATCTGTTGCCGGATGGCATGACACTGGCGGCTGTACATCGTCTAGATCAAGAAACCTCTGGAATTCTTCTGTTAGCACGCGATCTAGAAACTTATCGTCAACTAAGCCGGCAGTTTCAACACTGGCAGGTTGATAAAGTTTATGAAGCAATCCTTTCGGGTGTGGTGCCGGTTGAACAAGGTTTAATTGATTTGCCACTGTGGGGAGATCCTGAAAATCGCCCCTATCAGAAAGTGGATCAAGAGCATGGTAAACCTAGCCTGACTCGGTTTCAGGTGATGGCGAGGGAAGGTGGCTACACTCGTGTAGAGTTTGTGCCGGTGACGGGACGCACCCATCAGCTAAGGGTTCACGCGGTTGATGCGCGAGGACTGGGAATGCCTATCTTGGGTGATCGTCTCTATGGATGCGATGCGGTTGCCAGCCGGCTACATTTGCACGCCAGAGAAATCAACTTTGGACATCCCCAATCTGGGCAAACTCTGCATCTACAAGCCGATACGCCGTTTTGA
- a CDS encoding alpha/beta hydrolase gives MSFSTEDFDEHESALDPMSRRLVKDDTTSTAGLDFVDPATGRHSLDILYEQFAKPQLSTVLKPNEPSIYIRHLEGQEIAGGYKIEIVFEDPQTGFYAEGRVPLSGTNPPVLVIRGYGSWYPFEGVLEDTPDVFIAGMERHFKSAETQGAVDWLKQQSEAGNQADVIGESLGGKVAQQIAVKYPDCIRSTVTFNSLGVSQKLAETSQARNVFHYFTLGEKYAYWANQGEYIPGQFFQISKNGRSCRYKVEEALIWMGRFRSPARFHPTGRRRKMVLIALAQLILLNRHNELILNRRAPVVIKIERYP, from the coding sequence GTGAGTTTTTCAACAGAAGATTTTGACGAACATGAATCGGCTCTAGATCCAATGAGCCGACGTTTAGTTAAAGACGATACGACAAGCACTGCCGGCCTTGATTTTGTCGATCCAGCGACGGGAAGACACTCTCTGGATATACTCTATGAACAGTTTGCCAAACCTCAACTCAGTACCGTACTCAAACCTAACGAGCCTTCAATTTATATCAGACATCTAGAAGGACAAGAAATTGCTGGAGGATACAAAATTGAAATAGTGTTTGAAGATCCCCAGACGGGTTTTTATGCTGAGGGTCGAGTTCCACTTTCTGGAACAAATCCGCCTGTTCTGGTTATCCGGGGATACGGTTCCTGGTATCCTTTCGAGGGCGTACTAGAAGATACCCCAGATGTTTTTATTGCCGGCATGGAACGGCATTTTAAATCAGCAGAAACTCAAGGAGCTGTGGATTGGCTGAAGCAACAATCTGAAGCGGGAAACCAGGCAGACGTAATCGGAGAAAGTTTAGGCGGAAAAGTCGCTCAACAAATTGCAGTGAAGTACCCGGATTGCATTCGCTCAACCGTTACGTTTAACTCCCTTGGCGTTTCTCAAAAATTAGCAGAAACATCCCAAGCAAGAAATGTCTTCCACTACTTTACTTTGGGAGAAAAGTATGCCTATTGGGCAAATCAAGGAGAGTATATACCGGGTCAATTTTTCCAAATCTCCAAAAACGGAAGAAGCTGCCGATATAAAGTAGAAGAAGCTTTAATTTGGATGGGAAGATTTAGGAGTCCGGCCAGGTTTCATCCCACAGGTCGTCGGAGAAAAATGGTTTTGATAGCTTTAGCCCAATTAATTTTATTAAATAGGCACAATGAACTCATTTTAAATAGACGAGCGCCGGTGGTCATTAAAATAGAGCGCTACCCATAA
- the psb34 gene encoding photosystem II assembly protein Psb34 has translation MYTTDDNGILNNYATEPDLYYAEFPSPEQQRQYAFVGGFATLFVSLLVLVALSAG, from the coding sequence ATGTACACCACCGACGACAATGGCATCCTCAACAACTACGCCACTGAGCCTGATCTGTACTATGCTGAGTTCCCTTCCCCAGAGCAGCAGCGTCAATACGCCTTTGTGGGCGGGTTTGCGACTTTGTTTGTCAGTTTGCTGGTGTTAGTTGCTTTATCTGCCGGCTAA
- a CDS encoding AAA family ATPase, whose translation MLTTPGIFVKEQIYESANSLLYRGIRESDNQRLILKVLKQDYPTPAQLSRYRTEYHITQSLDLAGVVKVYDLRKYQNTLVMLLEDFGGKSLKHWLQKCRFPLAEFLKVAITTADALGHIHAANIIHKDINPSNIVFNKETNQLKIIDFGISTQLTRETPALKNPNVLEGTLAYMSPEQTGRMNRALDYRTDFYSLGMTFYELLTNQLPFETDDAMELVHCHIAKVPMSLSELNPEIPPILSEIVMKLLAKTAEERYQSAWGLKADLEECLNQLNLTGKIANFDLASEDISDKFQLPQKLYGREREIASLLTAFERVSLKQSELMLIAGYSGIGKSALVQELYKPITQKRGYFISGKFDQYQQNIPYSALVSAFQELIKHLLTESEAQLNQWREKLLKNLGINGQVIADVIPEIELIIGKQPSVPELGPNESLNRFNLVFQNFIKTFTQSAHPLVLFIDDLQWADGASLKLMQLLMSAGTPGLFLIGAYRDNEVSAAHPLMLTIDKIAKTGAIVNRISLSPLDLPTIIQLIADPLNCEAKRVKPLAELVRLKTGGNPFFMNEFLKSLYTEGLLEFDVQARQWQWNLEQIQSRGFTDNVVELMSDKIQKLSESTQEMLKLAACIGNQFSLKTLALIGTKSLRETVDNLYPAVAENLVVPISNMGEIDLFIDSTELTTESLATLPFHSLEYKFVHDRIQQAAYSLIAEQDKPITHRQIGEILLQKTPKSQQEEKIFDIVNQLNLGVKLIIHKTKREELAKLNLIAGKKAKLSAAYQPALNYLEMGIKLLATNSWQKQYTLTLALHEEAAEIYYLNSDFCLMEEFVELVLSQAKTVLDKVKVYEVKILAETAQSKFNEAINSGLEVLNLLKFRLPKQPKKVDVLRGLLQTKLRIGFKSIAGLVDLPVMTAPYPKAAMRILTRMAPPSFFAAPLLFPIIIFQQINLSINWGNTTDSAVAYSGYGLILCGVVGDIELGSQFGKLALNLLSRLDARAFQPMTECIVYTFIRHWVEPAKEVLNPLREVYALALQTGDLQYASYTAYIYCYFGFLSGSELVKLKSEMEIYAQIIRQIGQEKSINMQELYHQVVLNLLGEAKNPCNLIGKVFDEQVMLPRLQNRNDRDTTCILYFSKLMLCFLFGEVEQAVENAELAEQYLDGITALVTVPHFYFYDSLARLTLARNSQQPERNRQRQKVVSNQKKMKKWAHHAPANNLHKYYLVEAELCRLLGKDAVAMDYYSRAIAGAKKNEYIHEAAIGYELAAKFYLSREKELTARAYMEEARYSYQLWGATAKVKDLEVRYGKFFTATQGRSQNTKTNTKVTTTGSRYNLDIATMMKASQAISGEIVLDKLLSSLMKVLIENAGAQQGYLILEEQGELLIEAEGAIDSEQVTVLQSMPIENFQSASKAIINYVCRTQESVVLNNAAREGQFTNEPYIQKNQPKSVLCVPLINQGKLISIVYLENNLIAGAFTAERVEVIKLLSSQAAVSLENAKLYTKVRKNESRLAQLNFDLEQALEAELELSRAASRFVPNQFLSFLGYQKLTEAKLGDCVQLEMSILFSDIRDFTTISEGITPEQNFKFINSYLSRMEPAIVENNGFIDKYIGDAIMALFSGEADNAVKAGISMLHRLAEYNQHRTNSGYHPIQIGIGINTGTLMLGTVGGENRMDGTVISDAVNLASRVEGLTKNYGLPLLITQQTYERLTKPADYALRTIDTVNVKGKSQAITVYEIFEADPPALKAGKLNTLRLFTEALSLYNLKQFNKAAQLFEQCLRLNPGDKVVWIYRQRCYENHRDR comes from the coding sequence ATGCTGACTACCCCTGGCATTTTTGTTAAAGAGCAAATCTATGAAAGCGCCAACTCCCTTCTATATCGAGGAATTCGAGAGTCAGATAATCAACGCCTGATCCTCAAAGTTCTTAAACAAGATTACCCGACGCCGGCTCAACTCAGTCGCTATCGCACAGAGTATCACATTACTCAATCTCTGGATCTGGCCGGGGTGGTTAAGGTTTATGACTTACGGAAATATCAAAATACCCTTGTGATGTTGCTCGAAGATTTTGGCGGAAAATCTTTGAAGCATTGGCTGCAGAAATGCCGATTTCCTTTAGCAGAATTTCTCAAAGTTGCGATTACTACAGCAGACGCATTAGGTCATATTCATGCAGCGAATATTATTCATAAAGATATTAACCCTTCTAATATCGTTTTTAACAAAGAAACCAATCAATTAAAAATTATAGATTTTGGGATTTCCACCCAGTTAACGCGGGAAACACCGGCTTTAAAAAATCCTAACGTTTTAGAAGGCACTCTGGCTTATATGTCGCCGGAACAAACCGGCAGGATGAACCGCGCTTTAGATTACCGCACGGATTTTTACTCGCTCGGCATGACCTTTTACGAATTGCTGACGAATCAATTGCCTTTTGAAACGGATGATGCGATGGAATTAGTTCACTGTCATATTGCTAAAGTGCCGATGTCTCTGTCTGAGTTAAATCCAGAAATTCCCCCCATCCTCTCAGAGATCGTCATGAAACTTTTAGCAAAAACTGCTGAGGAAAGATATCAAAGTGCTTGGGGACTTAAAGCGGATTTAGAAGAATGTTTAAATCAGTTAAATTTAACGGGTAAAATAGCAAATTTTGACTTAGCCAGTGAAGACATTTCTGATAAATTTCAACTCCCGCAAAAACTTTATGGCAGAGAACGAGAAATTGCCAGCTTATTAACCGCTTTTGAGCGTGTCAGTTTAAAGCAGAGCGAACTAATGTTAATTGCCGGCTATTCTGGAATCGGTAAATCAGCCTTAGTGCAGGAACTTTATAAACCCATTACTCAAAAACGCGGCTATTTTATTTCCGGTAAATTCGATCAATATCAGCAAAATATTCCCTATAGCGCCCTTGTCAGCGCTTTCCAAGAATTAATCAAACATCTGTTAACTGAAAGTGAAGCGCAACTGAATCAATGGCGAGAGAAGTTATTAAAAAATTTGGGGATCAATGGTCAAGTTATTGCTGATGTAATCCCAGAAATAGAATTAATTATTGGAAAGCAACCTTCTGTTCCAGAACTCGGCCCTAATGAATCTCTAAATCGTTTTAATTTAGTGTTTCAAAATTTTATAAAAACTTTTACACAATCGGCGCATCCTCTAGTATTATTTATTGATGATTTGCAGTGGGCAGATGGCGCTTCATTAAAATTAATGCAGCTTTTAATGAGTGCCGGCACCCCGGGACTATTTTTAATTGGTGCCTATCGGGATAACGAAGTTTCCGCCGCACATCCCTTAATGCTCACCATCGATAAAATTGCCAAAACTGGGGCAATTGTCAATCGAATTTCCCTATCACCCTTGGACTTACCCACTATCATTCAACTAATTGCTGATCCACTCAATTGTGAAGCAAAAAGGGTCAAGCCTCTGGCTGAATTAGTGCGACTTAAAACAGGCGGCAATCCCTTCTTTATGAATGAGTTTTTGAAATCACTCTATACAGAAGGGCTGTTAGAGTTTGATGTTCAGGCACGTCAATGGCAGTGGAATTTAGAGCAAATTCAATCGCGGGGCTTTACAGATAACGTCGTCGAACTCATGTCTGACAAGATTCAAAAGCTGTCAGAGAGTACGCAAGAAATGTTAAAGCTAGCTGCCTGTATTGGTAATCAGTTTAGCTTAAAAACTCTTGCCTTGATTGGCACTAAGTCTTTGCGAGAAACTGTTGATAATTTATACCCTGCTGTTGCTGAGAATTTAGTCGTTCCTATTAGCAATATGGGAGAAATAGACTTATTCATTGATTCAACTGAATTAACCACTGAGTCATTAGCAACACTCCCATTCCACTCTCTCGAGTATAAATTTGTACACGATAGAATTCAGCAAGCTGCTTATTCGTTAATTGCCGAGCAAGATAAGCCGATTACTCATCGTCAAATCGGAGAAATTTTGCTGCAAAAAACTCCTAAAAGTCAACAAGAAGAAAAAATATTTGACATTGTTAATCAATTAAATCTTGGCGTTAAATTAATAATTCATAAGACCAAAAGAGAGGAGCTGGCAAAATTAAACTTGATTGCCGGCAAGAAAGCGAAACTATCAGCAGCGTATCAGCCGGCTTTAAATTATCTAGAAATGGGCATAAAACTATTAGCAACCAATAGCTGGCAAAAACAGTACACACTCACCCTCGCACTCCACGAAGAAGCTGCTGAAATTTACTATTTAAATTCAGACTTTTGTTTAATGGAAGAATTTGTTGAATTGGTGTTATCACAAGCCAAAACAGTGTTAGATAAAGTGAAAGTGTATGAAGTAAAAATTCTAGCAGAGACTGCTCAGAGCAAGTTTAATGAAGCTATCAATAGTGGATTAGAAGTCTTAAATTTACTGAAATTCAGGTTGCCCAAACAGCCCAAAAAGGTTGATGTTTTAAGGGGACTGCTACAGACAAAGTTAAGGATCGGGTTTAAATCGATTGCCGGCTTAGTTGACTTGCCGGTGATGACTGCTCCTTATCCAAAAGCAGCAATGCGTATCCTAACAAGAATGGCTCCCCCTAGCTTCTTTGCTGCACCGCTTTTATTTCCGATCATTATCTTTCAACAAATAAACTTATCTATCAACTGGGGAAACACGACTGATTCGGCTGTTGCTTATAGTGGCTATGGGTTAATTCTCTGTGGAGTTGTTGGAGATATTGAGTTGGGTTCTCAATTTGGTAAACTCGCCCTTAACCTGCTCTCCCGACTCGATGCAAGAGCTTTTCAACCTATGACAGAGTGTATAGTATATACCTTCATCAGACACTGGGTAGAACCGGCAAAGGAAGTATTAAATCCACTGCGAGAAGTTTACGCTCTTGCACTGCAAACAGGAGATTTACAATACGCTAGCTATACAGCTTACATCTACTGCTACTTTGGCTTTCTGAGTGGCTCGGAATTAGTGAAATTAAAGTCAGAGATGGAGATATATGCTCAGATCATCCGTCAAATCGGACAAGAAAAAAGCATTAATATGCAAGAGCTATACCATCAGGTAGTTTTAAATTTGCTAGGCGAAGCCAAAAATCCCTGTAATTTGATTGGTAAAGTATTCGACGAGCAGGTGATGCTGCCAAGACTACAAAACAGAAATGATCGTGATACAACTTGCATTTTATATTTCAGTAAATTGATGCTTTGCTTCCTGTTTGGCGAGGTAGAGCAGGCGGTAGAAAATGCTGAATTAGCTGAACAGTATCTTGATGGAATTACAGCTCTTGTCACAGTTCCTCACTTTTATTTTTATGATTCTCTGGCGCGTCTGACACTCGCAAGAAATTCTCAGCAACCAGAGCGAAATCGTCAAAGACAGAAGGTCGTTAGCAACCAGAAAAAGATGAAAAAATGGGCGCATCATGCCCCCGCTAATAACTTACACAAATATTATCTGGTAGAGGCTGAACTTTGCCGGCTTCTAGGCAAAGATGCAGTGGCTATGGATTATTACTCTCGTGCCATTGCGGGGGCAAAAAAGAATGAATATATCCATGAAGCTGCTATCGGTTACGAACTTGCTGCCAAATTTTATCTTTCCAGGGAGAAAGAATTAACTGCTAGGGCTTATATGGAGGAGGCTCGTTATTCCTACCAGCTATGGGGGGCAACCGCTAAAGTTAAGGATTTAGAAGTGCGATATGGCAAGTTCTTCACGGCAACTCAAGGGAGAAGTCAAAATACTAAAACGAACACAAAAGTAACCACAACTGGATCGAGATATAACCTAGATATCGCCACGATGATGAAAGCTTCTCAGGCAATTTCTGGAGAAATTGTCCTAGATAAGCTCCTGTCTAGTTTGATGAAAGTTTTGATAGAAAATGCGGGGGCGCAACAAGGCTATCTTATTTTAGAGGAGCAGGGAGAGCTACTGATTGAAGCAGAAGGGGCAATCGATTCTGAGCAGGTGACTGTACTTCAGTCAATGCCGATTGAGAACTTTCAGAGCGCTTCTAAAGCAATTATTAATTATGTCTGTCGGACTCAAGAAAGTGTGGTTTTGAACAATGCGGCTCGTGAGGGACAATTTACCAATGAGCCGTATATCCAGAAAAATCAGCCTAAATCGGTTTTGTGCGTGCCGCTGATTAATCAAGGAAAACTAATTAGTATTGTTTACTTAGAAAATAATCTCATAGCCGGTGCATTTACTGCCGAACGAGTAGAAGTGATAAAATTATTATCTTCTCAAGCTGCGGTTTCTCTAGAAAATGCCAAACTTTATACGAAAGTTAGGAAAAATGAGAGCCGGCTTGCTCAACTTAACTTTGATTTAGAGCAAGCTTTAGAAGCAGAATTAGAACTGTCTAGAGCAGCGAGTCGCTTTGTTCCCAATCAATTCTTATCTTTTCTTGGTTATCAAAAGTTGACGGAAGCAAAGTTAGGAGATTGTGTCCAATTAGAAATGTCGATCTTGTTTTCCGATATCCGCGATTTTACAACGATTTCGGAAGGAATCACTCCGGAGCAGAATTTTAAGTTTATTAATTCTTATCTATCTCGGATGGAACCTGCAATTGTTGAAAATAATGGGTTTATCGATAAATATATCGGGGATGCAATTATGGCATTATTTAGCGGCGAGGCAGATAATGCGGTAAAAGCCGGCATTTCGATGCTCCACCGGCTGGCTGAATACAACCAACATCGCACCAATTCTGGCTATCATCCCATTCAAATTGGCATCGGCATCAACACCGGCACCTTAATGTTAGGAACCGTTGGTGGAGAAAATCGCATGGATGGCACCGTGATTAGCGATGCGGTAAATTTAGCCTCTCGTGTAGAAGGTTTAACCAAAAATTATGGCCTGCCATTATTAATAACCCAACAAACTTATGAGCGATTGACGAAGCCGGCAGATTATGCACTTCGCACCATTGACACCGTAAATGTTAAAGGCAAATCCCAAGCCATCACAGTTTATGAAATCTTTGAAGCTGACCCACCGGCACTTAAAGCTGGTAAATTAAATACCCTACGATTATTTACAGAAGCCCTATCGCTCTACAATCTAAAACAGTTCAACAAAGCGGCGCAACTATTTGAACAGTGTCTGCGGCTCAATCCAGGCGATAAAGTCGTCTGGATTTATCGGCAACGCTGCTATGAAAATCACCGCGACAGATAG
- a CDS encoding RNA recognition motif domain-containing protein gives MSIYVGNLSYEVTQEDLSAVFAEYGSVKRVQLPTDRETGRLRGFGFVEMSSDAEETAAIEALDGAEWMGRDMKVNKAKPREDRGSGGGGGGGRRNDSFSRRY, from the coding sequence ATGTCTATTTATGTAGGCAATCTTTCATACGAAGTTACTCAAGAAGACTTGAGCGCCGTTTTTGCAGAATACGGTTCTGTGAAGCGCGTTCAGCTACCTACTGACCGGGAAACTGGCAGACTCCGTGGCTTTGGTTTTGTAGAAATGAGTAGCGATGCTGAAGAAACGGCAGCTATTGAAGCACTTGACGGTGCTGAGTGGATGGGCCGTGACATGAAAGTGAACAAGGCTAAGCCCCGTGAAGATCGCGGTTCAGGTGGTGGCGGCGGCGGTGGTCGTCGTAACGACAGCTTTTCTCGCCGGTACTAA
- a CDS encoding DUF29 domain-containing protein, whose amino-acid sequence MQTPQTEQTAKTSMQSLYETDFYAWTQEQAKLLKDQQWSRLDLSNLIEEIESLGKQQRAELRNRLSILIGHLLKWEYQISKRSRSWLNTIRIQRMDVLELLKENPRLKPYLQEALQTAYVKGLALASGETNLPLKTFPTNCPYPLEEILSDCFYPGEPATDDVME is encoded by the coding sequence ATGCAAACACCCCAAACCGAACAAACAGCGAAAACCTCAATGCAAAGTCTCTATGAAACTGACTTTTATGCCTGGACGCAGGAACAAGCAAAACTCCTTAAAGATCAGCAATGGAGCCGGCTCGATCTGTCTAATTTAATCGAGGAAATTGAGTCGTTGGGAAAACAACAACGCGCGGAATTGAGAAATCGCTTGAGTATTTTGATTGGGCATTTGCTTAAATGGGAATACCAAATCTCAAAACGAAGCCGCAGCTGGTTGAATACAATTCGCATCCAGCGTATGGACGTATTAGAGCTGCTTAAAGAAAATCCAAGGCTTAAACCTTATCTACAAGAAGCTCTCCAAACAGCTTACGTCAAAGGACTGGCATTAGCTTCGGGAGAAACAAACCTGCCTCTAAAAACCTTCCCGACAAATTGCCCTTATCCGTTAGAAGAAATTTTGAGTGATTGCTTTTATCCAGGCGAACCGGCGACGGATGACGTGATGGAATAA
- the ilvA gene encoding threonine ammonia-lyase, biosynthetic, with translation MYCDYLVQILTARVYDVAQESPLEYAPNLSTRLNNKLLLKREDMQSVFSFKLRGAYNKMVNLSPAQLAQGVIAASAGNHAQGVALGANRLGTRAIIVMPVTTPQVKVDAVKARGGEVVLHGDTYDDAYTFARQLEAEKGLTFIHPFDDPHVIAGQGTIGMEILRQCQQPVHAIFVAIGGGGLISGIAAYVKRIRPDIKIIGVEPVDADAMYRSLKAGKRVRLPQVGLFADGVAVREVGEETFWLCQQYVDEIILVDTDATCAAIKDVFEDTRSILEPAGALAIAGAKAYVEREQIEGQTLIAIACGANMNFDRLRFVAERAEFGERREAIYAVTIPEEPGSLRKFCECLGRRNLTEFSYRIADETEAHIFVGVQIQNRADAAKMAESFEACGFKTLDLTDDELTKLHLRHMVGGRSRLAHHELLYRFEFPERPGALMKFVSSMSPDWNISMFHYRNNGADYGRIVVGMQVPPHEMQEWQAFLDTLGYRYWDESQNPAYKLFLG, from the coding sequence ATGTATTGCGACTACCTGGTACAAATCCTCACTGCCCGTGTCTATGATGTTGCCCAGGAATCGCCCCTGGAGTATGCCCCAAATTTATCTACACGGCTGAATAACAAACTCCTGCTGAAGCGGGAGGATATGCAGTCTGTGTTTTCCTTCAAGTTGCGGGGGGCGTATAACAAAATGGTGAATTTGTCACCGGCACAACTCGCACAGGGAGTCATTGCCGCATCCGCCGGCAACCATGCCCAAGGTGTTGCCCTCGGTGCAAACCGGCTGGGAACCCGCGCGATCATCGTCATGCCCGTAACCACACCCCAGGTGAAAGTAGATGCGGTTAAAGCCCGTGGGGGAGAGGTGGTATTGCATGGGGATACTTACGATGATGCTTACACGTTTGCACGTCAACTGGAAGCCGAAAAAGGCTTAACTTTTATTCATCCCTTTGACGATCCCCACGTTATTGCCGGCCAGGGTACAATCGGCATGGAAATTTTGCGGCAATGTCAGCAGCCGGTTCATGCGATTTTTGTGGCGATTGGCGGGGGCGGATTAATTTCTGGGATTGCAGCCTACGTCAAGCGAATCCGCCCCGACATCAAAATTATTGGCGTGGAACCTGTCGATGCCGATGCCATGTATCGATCCCTCAAAGCCGGCAAACGAGTGAGATTACCCCAGGTTGGCTTATTTGCCGATGGAGTAGCGGTACGGGAAGTTGGAGAAGAAACCTTTTGGCTGTGTCAACAGTATGTTGATGAAATCATTTTGGTCGATACGGATGCCACCTGCGCCGCGATCAAAGACGTATTTGAAGATACGCGCTCAATTTTAGAGCCGGCAGGTGCTTTAGCGATCGCCGGTGCCAAAGCATACGTTGAACGGGAGCAAATTGAAGGGCAAACTTTAATTGCTATTGCCTGCGGTGCCAACATGAACTTTGATCGCCTCCGCTTCGTAGCAGAAAGAGCAGAATTTGGCGAACGCCGCGAAGCCATTTATGCCGTCACAATTCCCGAAGAACCGGGCAGTCTTCGCAAGTTTTGTGAATGTCTTGGCAGACGCAATTTAACTGAATTTAGCTATCGCATTGCGGATGAAACAGAAGCTCATATTTTTGTCGGCGTGCAAATTCAAAACCGTGCCGATGCTGCAAAAATGGCAGAAAGTTTTGAAGCTTGCGGATTCAAAACGCTTGACTTAACGGATGACGAACTAACGAAATTGCACCTGCGTCACATGGTTGGCGGACGTTCTCGCCTTGCTCATCATGAATTACTCTACCGTTTCGAGTTCCCCGAACGTCCCGGTGCATTAATGAAATTTGTTAGTTCCATGAGTCCCGATTGGAATATTAGTATGTTCCACTATCGCAACAACGGTGCAGACTACGGGCGAATTGTTGTTGGGATGCAAGTTCCTCCTCATGAGATGCAAGAGTGGCAGGCATTTCTTGACACCCTCGGCTATCGTTATTGGGATGAAAGTCAAAATCCTGCTTACAAATTGTTTTTGGGCTAG